In Sphingomonas sp. KC8, the sequence ACAAATCCCGGCGCGCTGGACGGCGATCACCACATCGCCCGCAGCCGGTGTCGGATCGTCCATCTGGTCGATCACCAGCGGCTGGCCTGCTTCGCGGAAAAAAGCTGCGCGCATCGTTTCTTATCCTCGTCCTGCTTTGCCCGTTCAGTTGCCGTTTTGGCCGCCAATGTCGACGCCATCGCGGGAATTTTTGCGCACCGCCTTACTTGGACGGCGTCGGTTTGCGCACCTCGATCTTGTGGATCACGCCCTTGAACCGGCCGTCGCCGGTATAATCATCGGTCACGGTGGTGCTGCCGTCAAAGCCCACGTCGAACGTGTCGGTCAGTTCGGTGGTCATCACCATCGGCCGTTCGATCCGCCCCTGCCCGGCCGGCTGGCCATCCACGCTGATCGTCATCATGCCGCCTGTGCCAGGGCGCGCGCCATCCGCCACGAAATCGAAACGAATGGTGCTGCGCCCCGTCGGCACCGTGCGATTGCCAGCGACGCGGAACGTGCGTGCCGGCTGGTTCGATCCCGCCATCACCACCGTCGGCCGGCCATCTTTCAGATAGAAACTCCACCCCGCGAAATGCCCGCCCAGCGCCGCCAGCACGCCATCGGCTTTTCCCACCTGCGTATCCACATCGGCGACAAGGCTGAAACTGCCGATGAAGCGCGGCGCGCGATCCACCGTGACACTGACATCATTGCCCCAATAGACATAGGCATCGCGCGGCTTGACCGCATTCATCACCGCGGCGGCCCGTTCCGCCACGCGATCGTCCACCGGCAGCACATTGTTGCGCGCCGCTTCCTGCTGGAACAGCGCCTTCATCTCCGCCAGCTTGGCCGGGTATTTCGCGGCCAGATCATGCGCTTGCGAAAAATCCTTGTCGATATTGTACAATTCCCAAGGCCAGTCCTCGGGCATCTTCTGCGGATCGCCGGGGCCGGCATAGCCGACATGCTGCGGCGTCGTGCCCGCCCACCAGCCATCATGATAAATGCCGCGATTGGCGACCAGTTCGAAATATTGGGTGCGGCGCTGGCCGGGCGCCTGGGGTGCGGCAAAGCTGTATGCCATGCTCACCCCGTCCATCCGCTGCTGGCGCGCACCGTTGACGATCGTCGGCTGCGGCAGTTTGGCCGCCTCCAATATGGTCGGCGCGACATCGATCACATGGTGGAACTGGGTGCGCAGGCCCCGTTCCCTGATCCCCGCCGGCCACGACATCACCAGCCCGTTGCGCGTGCCGCCCAGATGCGACGCATAGGTCTTGGTCCACTGCAACGGCGCGCTTACCGCCCACGCCCAGCCCGCCGGATAATTCTGGTTGCTGTTGGGGCCGCCCAGATCATCCAACCGCGCGACAAGTTCGGCCGGGCTTTCCTGCGCACCGTTGAAGAAGGCGCCCAGCGTGTTCACATTGCCCTCAACGCCTGATTCCGCCGACGCGCCATTATCGCCTTCGATGAAGATGATCAGCGTGTTGTCGAGCTTGCCCATCCGTTCGAGTTCGGCAACCAGCCGGCCGAACTGATCGTCCTGATAGGCCAGCATCCCGGCATAGACTTCCATCATCCGCGCCATCACCTGCCGGCGATCGGGGCTGATCGAATTCCATTCCGGAATATAAGCCGGCCGTGGGGTCAGCACGGTATCGCGCGGCACCACGCCCAGCGCCTTCTGCCGCGTCAGGCTTTGTGCGCGCATGGCATCCCAGCCCTGATCGA encodes:
- a CDS encoding arylsulfatase — translated: MAKHFYEKRRFLGAVAAIALTSGFAGSAWAQSEVATGEVVLPRPPQPFAGKIGATYRDSIPAAADPVKAPAGAPNVLLVLTDDVAFGAASTFGGPVPTPNLDRLAKAGLVYNRFHTTAMCSPTRASLLTGRNHHAVGNGAITDFAMNYPGYTGIIPKSAATIAETLRLNGYSTAMFGKHHNVQPGATSAAGPFDQWPTGLGFDYFYGFIGAETNQFTPALYRGTTPVAAPAGEVLDHVLISDAIRWVHNHEAADPERPFFLYVAPGTAHAPQQAPRDWIAKFRGKFDQGWDAMRAQSLTRQKALGVVPRDTVLTPRPAYIPEWNSISPDRRQVMARMMEVYAGMLAYQDDQFGRLVAELERMGKLDNTLIIFIEGDNGASAESGVEGNVNTLGAFFNGAQESPAELVARLDDLGGPNSNQNYPAGWAWAVSAPLQWTKTYASHLGGTRNGLVMSWPAGIRERGLRTQFHHVIDVAPTILEAAKLPQPTIVNGARQQRMDGVSMAYSFAAPQAPGQRRTQYFELVANRGIYHDGWWAGTTPQHVGYAGPGDPQKMPEDWPWELYNIDKDFSQAHDLAAKYPAKLAEMKALFQQEAARNNVLPVDDRVAERAAAVMNAVKPRDAYVYWGNDVSVTVDRAPRFIGSFSLVADVDTQVGKADGVLAALGGHFAGWSFYLKDGRPTVVMAGSNQPARTFRVAGNRTVPTGRSTIRFDFVADGARPGTGGMMTISVDGQPAGQGRIERPMVMTTELTDTFDVGFDGSTTVTDDYTGDGRFKGVIHKIEVRKPTPSK